From one Leguminivora glycinivorella isolate SPB_JAAS2020 chromosome 5, LegGlyc_1.1, whole genome shotgun sequence genomic stretch:
- the LOC125226685 gene encoding putative cyclin-dependent serine/threonine-protein kinase DDB_G0272797/DDB_G0274007 isoform X1, giving the protein MSQRPAFTKWLWCLFAVYAGPGWGRAVSVRTPPKNPTTIEAQAKFFQDFFSVQLSPYKIEFGHVCEDPDTWQQRYERKDFKNHRDMGKVRWGDKHGGYGEHYWDLNHAGHAANHGNDEYDGSDDDGSYNHELDHAHDDHDTYDEPSEQVPSYGTEEYDSEQAAKYDENNRAKRAHPRIKTERKFVRHEENDEETPKEKFYRKIKQRQAPQEDAVKEAEQKQQPKRKRRQRKPENEEDSTKQALSQKGEQKPEHKYFVNENEEQNESEKEPQYYVKKNEGPNKQPQYYVKNKNEEPKEQQPQYYVKKNEEPKEQPPQYYVKKNEEPKEQQPQYYATRAENQFVPYEQGAGVRQHQHPELTPAASAPRLFLEPTTGHVVDRATGQAYVLQPIAVNNYN; this is encoded by the exons ATGTCACAACGTCCGGCTTTTACG AAATGGCTATGGTGCCTGTTTGCCGTCTACGCAGGACCGGGCTGGGGCCGGGCCGTATCCGTCCGGACCCCACCTAAGAACCCTACCACCATCGAGGCTCAGGCGAAATTCTTTCA GGATTTTTTCTCAGTACAGTTGAGTCCGTACAAGATAGAGTTTGGGCACGTGTGTGAGGACCCCGATACATGGCAGCAGCGTTACGAGAGGAAGGACTTTAAGAACCACAGGGACATGGGGAAA GTACGTTGGGGTGACAAACATGGGGGATACGGAGAGCATTACTGGGACTTGAACCATGCTGGTCACGCCGCCAACCATGGCAATGACGAATATGATGGTTCAGATGATGACGGCTCATATAACCACGAGTTAGACCATGCCCATGATGATCACGATACTTATGATGAACCCAGTGAACAAGTACCCTCGTATGGAACAGAAGAATACGATTCAGAACAGGCAGCGAAGTATGATGAAAACAACAGAGCTAAACGGGCTCATCCTAGAATCAAAACTGAAAGAAAATTTGTACGGCATGAAGAAAATGATGAAGAAACGCCAAAAGAAAAGTTCTACCGGAAAATTAAACAAAGACAAGCTCCTCAAGAAGACGCAGTAAAGGAAGCTGAACAAAAACAACAACCTAAACGTAAAAGAAGGCAAAGGAAACCAGAAAACGAAGAAGACTCCACAAAACAGGCTCTTAGTCAAAAGGGAGAACAAAAACCAGAACACAAGTATTTCGTGAATGAAAATGAAGAACAAAACGAATCGGAAAAGGAGCCGCAATATTACGTAAAGAAAAACGAAGGTCCAAATAAACAACCACAATATTACGTGAAGAATAAAAATGAGGAACCAAAGGAACAGCAACCACAGTATTATGTAAAGAAAAATGAGGAGCCAAAGGAACAACCACCACAATATTATGTAAAGAAAAATGAGGAGCCAAAAGAACAGCAACCGCAGTATTACGCGACAAGGGCAGAAAACCAGTTTGTTCCTTATGAACAGGGTGCGGGAGTGAGACAACATCAGCATCCTGAGCTGACGCCGGCAGCTTCAGCCCCCAGGCTTTTCTTAGAGCCCACCACTGGACACGTTGTAGACAGAGCTACAGGCCAAGCCTATGTATTACAGCCGATAGCtgtcaataattataattaa
- the LOC125226685 gene encoding putative mediator of RNA polymerase II transcription subunit 26 isoform X2 produces MSQRPAFTKWLWCLFAVYAGPGWGRAVSVRTPPKNPTTIEAQAKFFQYRHLPTHEDYEQGHRQGSERHFTERHERAKPSDGLFSAKVRWGDKHGGYGEHYWDLNHAGHAANHGNDEYDGSDDDGSYNHELDHAHDDHDTYDEPSEQVPSYGTEEYDSEQAAKYDENNRAKRAHPRIKTERKFVRHEENDEETPKEKFYRKIKQRQAPQEDAVKEAEQKQQPKRKRRQRKPENEEDSTKQALSQKGEQKPEHKYFVNENEEQNESEKEPQYYVKKNEGPNKQPQYYVKNKNEEPKEQQPQYYVKKNEEPKEQPPQYYVKKNEEPKEQQPQYYATRAENQFVPYEQGAGVRQHQHPELTPAASAPRLFLEPTTGHVVDRATGQAYVLQPIAVNNYN; encoded by the exons ATGTCACAACGTCCGGCTTTTACG AAATGGCTATGGTGCCTGTTTGCCGTCTACGCAGGACCGGGCTGGGGCCGGGCCGTATCCGTCCGGACCCCACCTAAGAACCCTACCACCATCGAGGCTCAGGCGAAATTCTTTCA GTATAGGCACCTGCCTACGCATGAGGACTACGAGCAGGGGCACAGGCAAGGCAGCGAGCGCCATTTCACCGAAAGACATGAGCGAGCCAAGCCTTCTGACGGACTGTTCTCTGCTAAA GTACGTTGGGGTGACAAACATGGGGGATACGGAGAGCATTACTGGGACTTGAACCATGCTGGTCACGCCGCCAACCATGGCAATGACGAATATGATGGTTCAGATGATGACGGCTCATATAACCACGAGTTAGACCATGCCCATGATGATCACGATACTTATGATGAACCCAGTGAACAAGTACCCTCGTATGGAACAGAAGAATACGATTCAGAACAGGCAGCGAAGTATGATGAAAACAACAGAGCTAAACGGGCTCATCCTAGAATCAAAACTGAAAGAAAATTTGTACGGCATGAAGAAAATGATGAAGAAACGCCAAAAGAAAAGTTCTACCGGAAAATTAAACAAAGACAAGCTCCTCAAGAAGACGCAGTAAAGGAAGCTGAACAAAAACAACAACCTAAACGTAAAAGAAGGCAAAGGAAACCAGAAAACGAAGAAGACTCCACAAAACAGGCTCTTAGTCAAAAGGGAGAACAAAAACCAGAACACAAGTATTTCGTGAATGAAAATGAAGAACAAAACGAATCGGAAAAGGAGCCGCAATATTACGTAAAGAAAAACGAAGGTCCAAATAAACAACCACAATATTACGTGAAGAATAAAAATGAGGAACCAAAGGAACAGCAACCACAGTATTATGTAAAGAAAAATGAGGAGCCAAAGGAACAACCACCACAATATTATGTAAAGAAAAATGAGGAGCCAAAAGAACAGCAACCGCAGTATTACGCGACAAGGGCAGAAAACCAGTTTGTTCCTTATGAACAGGGTGCGGGAGTGAGACAACATCAGCATCCTGAGCTGACGCCGGCAGCTTCAGCCCCCAGGCTTTTCTTAGAGCCCACCACTGGACACGTTGTAGACAGAGCTACAGGCCAAGCCTATGTATTACAGCCGATAGCtgtcaataattataattaa
- the LOC125226686 gene encoding uncharacterized protein LOC125226686 produces the protein MSRTITILLCLAVACHAWSLPFYPVQRVPMRMRYTRYAPPPPPPKPHRIPIPVHEVTDTEEYQRPKRGHEDFYGHDHDHDSTRGVTGPIHTFVKTDKNANYKWGVRHHVGNKYAS, from the exons ATGAGCAGAACAATTACT ATTCTCCTATGCCTAGCAGTGGCATGCCACGCTTGGTCCTTGCCATTCTATCCCGTGCAGAGAGTCCCGATGAGGATGAGGTACACCAGATACGCCCCCCCACCACCGCCACCGAAACCACACAGAATTCcta TTCCAGTTCACGAAGTGACCGACACCGAAGAATACCAACGGCCGAAGCGCGGTCACGAGGACTTCTACGGTCATGACCACGACCACGACTCGACCCGGGGCGTGACCGGTCCGATCCACACTTTCGTGAAGACCGACAAGAATGCCAACTACAAGTGGGGGGTTAGACACCATGTGGGGAATAAGTACGCTTCGTAA